A window of Longispora fulva contains these coding sequences:
- a CDS encoding class I SAM-dependent methyltransferase gives MTDPDRSRRVEDFDAYYRDGAPPWDIGRPQSVFQALADAGGLRGAVLDVGCGTGEHALLAAGLGLAATGVDTSPTAIARAAGKARDRGLTARFVVADALELGALGAEFDTVLDCGLFHVFTDADRARFVASLRSATVAGGTYHVLCFSENEPGDYGPRRVTRVELLASFADGWRVASIEPAPLETTFASGPAAGWHATVTRL, from the coding sequence ATGACTGACCCGGACCGGTCGCGCCGCGTGGAGGACTTCGATGCCTACTACCGCGACGGCGCGCCGCCCTGGGACATCGGCCGCCCGCAGTCGGTGTTCCAGGCCCTGGCCGACGCCGGCGGTCTGCGGGGCGCCGTCCTCGACGTCGGCTGCGGCACGGGCGAGCACGCGCTGCTCGCCGCCGGGCTCGGGCTCGCGGCCACCGGGGTGGACACGTCGCCGACCGCGATCGCGCGGGCCGCGGGCAAGGCCCGCGACCGGGGCCTGACCGCGCGGTTCGTCGTCGCCGACGCCCTGGAGCTGGGCGCGCTCGGGGCGGAGTTCGACACCGTGCTGGACTGCGGGCTGTTCCACGTCTTCACGGACGCCGATCGGGCGCGGTTCGTGGCGAGCCTGCGGTCGGCGACGGTGGCGGGTGGCACGTACCACGTGCTGTGTTTCAGTGAGAACGAGCCGGGGGACTACGGTCCGCGCCGGGTCACGCGGGTCGAGCTGCTGGCCAGTTTCGCCGACGGCTGGCGGGTCGCGTCGATCGAGCCCGCCCCGCTGGAGACCACGTTCGCGTCGGGCCCGGCGGCGGGCTGGCACGCGACGGTCACCCGCCTGTAG
- a CDS encoding cellulose-binding domain-containing protein, translated as MPRIRAPWLATAVVATVAVLATAPIALSAPSGPLSATGGLNLSAANRRAPLPGLYDWSHAGYRGGADLPGAGDINPAPACQITPAELAQLGATPGDGVDDTAGLQAAIDQVRANCSPTAGYTKLSLISLPTGILNVSRELHVDADYLVVRGAGADTRIVYRPDANTRYDTLTPDGSDWDEDGMTSGQGKGGWLWPGRGLFRVQSRGVHSAYAADYAAAPANRKDIFEGTVNVHWKVGVKLGDKPGDPGFAARTGDTVVRLASSGSLSALVPGGLVNIRAANSMRFYEQQQALPTDQPLQNLHMRQQIFTIAAVDATARTLTVDKPLEYDVPVTSVSDGSAPIDGVAYDSKAAPIVDPVLGVGFENLTITQDEPGLTRAEAVHNYGNMDPAAEMHGIVFKWAANSWVRGVHTEMTGSHPIVTEEAKNLQIVDNVLDGAWNKGKGGNGYFRGSRVWDSLYAGNTSRNLRHFTFQWSASGNVVIGNDLDSDLNLHGGWERNNLFELNTVAVPYGHRSANCRANCGEEGGGTPDDSNWFPIWWGAGRKAIKWSGASGPRNVFFNNAMTKQLGTDTSPYVDYYADRHRVYQFGWSGTGYQHLDVAGAPIADWAHNEQRDYAGGHGVDATRTDPGASLFLVSVGGTPTSAPPTTRPPTSAPPTSTPPTSAPPTTRPPTSAPPTTPPAGGLTATFAQTSVWGTGYGATYSLRNPGTATVTGWAVEFDLPAGSAVSSSWSANQTRTGQHYRFTNLGWNGTVKPGGTASFGFNVAGPGVPTGCTVNGRTC; from the coding sequence GTGCCCCGTATCCGCGCACCCTGGCTCGCGACCGCGGTGGTCGCGACCGTCGCGGTCCTCGCCACCGCCCCGATCGCACTGTCCGCCCCGTCCGGCCCCCTGTCGGCGACCGGCGGCCTGAACCTGTCCGCCGCCAACCGGCGCGCCCCGCTCCCCGGCCTGTACGACTGGAGCCACGCCGGCTACCGGGGCGGCGCCGACCTGCCCGGGGCCGGCGACATCAACCCCGCGCCCGCCTGCCAGATCACGCCGGCCGAACTCGCGCAGCTCGGCGCGACGCCGGGCGACGGGGTCGACGACACTGCCGGGCTGCAGGCTGCGATCGACCAGGTGAGGGCGAACTGTTCGCCGACCGCCGGGTACACGAAACTGAGCTTGATCTCCCTGCCCACAGGGATTCTCAACGTCTCCCGCGAGCTGCACGTCGACGCCGACTACCTCGTCGTCCGGGGCGCCGGGGCCGACACCCGGATCGTCTACCGGCCCGACGCGAACACCCGGTATGACACCCTCACCCCGGACGGCTCGGACTGGGACGAGGACGGCATGACGTCCGGGCAGGGCAAGGGCGGCTGGCTGTGGCCAGGCCGGGGCCTGTTCCGGGTGCAGTCCCGGGGCGTGCACTCCGCCTACGCCGCCGACTACGCCGCGGCCCCCGCCAACCGCAAGGACATCTTCGAGGGCACGGTCAACGTGCACTGGAAGGTGGGCGTGAAGCTCGGCGACAAGCCGGGAGACCCGGGGTTCGCGGCCCGGACCGGGGACACGGTCGTGCGCCTGGCCAGCAGCGGTTCCCTCTCCGCGCTCGTGCCCGGCGGGCTGGTCAACATCCGGGCCGCGAACTCGATGCGGTTCTACGAGCAGCAGCAGGCGTTGCCCACCGACCAGCCGCTGCAGAACCTGCACATGCGCCAGCAGATCTTCACGATCGCGGCCGTGGACGCCACCGCCCGCACCCTCACGGTCGACAAGCCCCTGGAGTACGACGTCCCGGTCACCTCGGTGTCCGACGGCTCCGCCCCGATCGACGGCGTGGCCTACGACTCCAAGGCGGCGCCGATCGTCGACCCGGTGCTCGGCGTCGGCTTCGAGAACCTCACCATCACCCAGGACGAGCCGGGCCTCACCCGCGCCGAGGCCGTGCACAACTACGGCAACATGGACCCGGCGGCCGAGATGCACGGCATCGTCTTCAAGTGGGCGGCCAACTCCTGGGTCCGCGGCGTGCACACGGAGATGACCGGCTCGCACCCGATCGTCACCGAGGAGGCGAAGAACCTGCAGATCGTGGACAACGTCCTCGACGGCGCGTGGAACAAGGGCAAGGGCGGCAACGGGTACTTCCGCGGCTCGCGGGTCTGGGACTCCCTGTACGCCGGCAACACGTCGCGCAACCTGCGGCACTTCACGTTCCAGTGGTCGGCCTCGGGCAACGTGGTGATCGGCAACGACCTCGACTCCGACCTCAACCTGCACGGCGGTTGGGAGCGCAACAACCTGTTCGAGCTGAACACCGTGGCCGTGCCGTACGGGCACCGGTCCGCCAACTGCCGGGCCAACTGCGGCGAGGAGGGCGGCGGCACGCCCGACGACTCGAACTGGTTCCCGATCTGGTGGGGGGCCGGCAGGAAGGCGATCAAGTGGTCGGGGGCGTCCGGGCCGCGCAACGTGTTCTTCAACAACGCGATGACCAAGCAGCTCGGCACCGACACCTCGCCCTATGTGGACTACTATGCCGACCGGCACCGGGTGTACCAGTTCGGCTGGTCCGGGACCGGCTACCAGCACCTGGACGTCGCGGGCGCGCCGATCGCCGACTGGGCGCACAACGAGCAGCGCGACTACGCCGGTGGGCACGGGGTGGACGCGACCCGGACCGACCCGGGGGCGTCGCTGTTCCTGGTCTCGGTGGGCGGCACCCCGACGTCCGCGCCGCCGACCACCCGGCCGCCGACCTCCGCGCCGCCCACGTCTACTCCCCCGACGTCGGCTCCCCCGACCACCCGGCCGCCGACGTCGGCACCGCCCACCACGCCCCCGGCCGGCGGGCTGACCGCGACGTTCGCGCAGACGTCGGTGTGGGGCACCGGGTACGGGGCGACGTACAGCCTGCGCAATCCCGGCACGGCGACCGTGACCGGCTGGGCGGTGGAGTTCGACCTGCCGGCCGGGTCGGCGGTGTCCAGCTCGTGGAGCGCGAACCAGACCAGGACCGGGCAGCACTACCGGTTCACGAATCTCGGCTGGAACGGGACCGTGAAGCCGGGCGGCACGGCGAGCTTCGGCTTCAACGTGGCCGGGCCCGGAGTGCCCACCGGGTGCACCGTGAACGGCAGGACGTGCTGA